One window of Terriglobales bacterium genomic DNA carries:
- a CDS encoding PhoH family protein has product MKKHIPIAPHIETLFGTHDENLHTLEDGLHVSIDLKSDRLEIQGAAESVARAEQVFADYQHLQHAGFGFNNGDLGSMLRLVAADASVTLRSLAESGRQRSLGKRPVQPKSPNQRRYLEAIENSDMVFGIGPGGTGKTYLAVAMAISALLSKKVHRIILARPAVEAGERLGFLPGTLQEKIDPYLRPLYDALYDLLDADKVERFLEKNIIEIAPIAFMRGRTLNDSFVILDEAQNTTSEQMKMFVTRLGFNSKAVITGDVTQIDLPGARRSGLLEAMDILGKVEGLAFVYFTEGDVVRHHLVQRIIRAYDERKQSDLAAEGKAPDTRYGASPAGGKTGKELRNRPVD; this is encoded by the coding sequence ATGAAGAAGCACATCCCCATCGCTCCCCACATCGAGACCCTGTTCGGCACCCACGACGAAAACCTGCACACGCTTGAGGATGGCCTGCACGTCTCCATCGACCTGAAGTCCGACCGGTTGGAGATCCAGGGCGCGGCGGAGAGCGTGGCGCGCGCCGAACAGGTGTTCGCCGATTACCAGCACCTGCAGCATGCCGGCTTCGGCTTCAACAACGGCGATCTGGGCTCCATGCTGCGGCTGGTAGCGGCCGACGCGAGCGTTACGTTGCGCAGTCTGGCCGAATCGGGGCGGCAGCGGTCGTTGGGCAAGCGCCCGGTGCAGCCCAAGAGCCCCAACCAGCGCCGGTATCTCGAAGCCATCGAGAATAGCGACATGGTGTTCGGCATCGGGCCGGGCGGCACGGGGAAGACCTACCTGGCGGTGGCCATGGCCATCTCGGCGCTACTGTCCAAGAAGGTGCATCGCATCATCCTGGCGCGCCCGGCCGTAGAAGCGGGCGAGCGCCTGGGCTTTTTGCCCGGCACCCTGCAGGAGAAGATCGATCCCTACCTGCGCCCACTCTACGACGCCCTCTACGACCTGCTGGACGCGGACAAGGTGGAGCGCTTCCTGGAGAAGAACATCATCGAGATCGCTCCCATCGCCTTCATGCGCGGGCGCACGCTCAACGATTCCTTCGTCATTCTCGACGAGGCGCAGAACACCACCTCGGAGCAGATGAAGATGTTCGTCACCCGCCTGGGATTCAACTCCAAGGCGGTCATCACCGGAGACGTCACCCAGATCGACCTGCCGGGGGCGCGGCGCAGCGGCTTACTGGAGGCCATGGACATCCTGGGCAAGGTCGAGGGACTGGCCTTCGTCTATTTCACCGAAGGCGACGTGGTGCGCCACCATCTGGTGCAGCGCATCATCCGCGCCTACGACGAGCGCAAGCAGAGCGACCTGGCGGCGGAAGGTAAGGCGCCCGACACCAGGTACGGAGCGTCCCCGGCCGGTGGAAAGACGGGCAAGGAACTCCGCAATCGCCCCGTGGATTGA
- a CDS encoding AAA family ATPase has product MIVVRRVREVSQHFARSRRALVLTGPSLPMPPELEKEVEYVDLPLPDAARLRQIVDETYARLAKTRKLKRTLDAAGLEAAANNLRGLTEDEAERAISQAIVARYALCSEVVTDVLEAKKETLRRSGMLEFIEVSDSMGSIGGLENLKKWLRQRQGAWEDSARAYGLDPPRGVILMGVQGCGKSLCARAIAGEWKLPLVKFDTAAVYDKYIGETEKRIRKIFRVAEQLAPAVLWIDELEKVFAGSGPDSASSDAGVSARLLGSFLGWMQDRKVPMFVAATSNNVNVLPPELIRKGRFDEIFFVDLPNPAERRIIFELHLKRRKLDPKAFDLEKLVAASEGYSGAEIEAAVQSAMYASFSDKKPVTTAMVLEALGATVPLSTTRAEDIERLREWARERAVPASAAK; this is encoded by the coding sequence GTGATCGTGGTGCGGCGAGTGCGGGAAGTCTCGCAGCACTTCGCGCGCAGCCGGCGGGCGCTGGTGCTGACCGGGCCGTCGCTGCCCATGCCGCCCGAACTGGAGAAAGAGGTCGAGTACGTGGACCTGCCGCTGCCCGACGCGGCGCGCCTGCGGCAGATCGTGGACGAGACCTACGCGCGCCTGGCCAAGACCCGCAAACTGAAGCGCACCCTCGACGCAGCCGGCCTCGAAGCCGCCGCCAACAACCTGCGCGGGCTCACCGAGGACGAGGCCGAGCGCGCCATCTCCCAGGCCATTGTTGCCCGCTACGCGCTCTGCTCCGAGGTGGTCACCGATGTCCTCGAAGCCAAGAAGGAGACGCTGCGCCGCTCCGGCATGCTGGAGTTCATCGAAGTCTCGGACTCCATGGGCTCCATCGGCGGCCTGGAGAACCTGAAGAAGTGGCTCCGGCAGCGCCAGGGCGCCTGGGAGGACTCGGCTCGCGCCTACGGGCTCGACCCGCCCCGCGGGGTCATCCTTATGGGCGTGCAGGGCTGCGGCAAGAGCCTGTGCGCGCGTGCCATCGCCGGCGAGTGGAAGCTGCCGCTGGTGAAGTTCGATACCGCCGCCGTCTACGACAAGTACATCGGCGAGACCGAGAAGCGCATCCGCAAAATCTTCCGCGTGGCCGAACAACTGGCGCCCGCCGTGCTCTGGATCGACGAACTGGAGAAGGTTTTCGCCGGCAGCGGCCCCGATTCGGCCTCGTCGGACGCCGGCGTCTCCGCCCGCCTGCTGGGCTCCTTCCTGGGCTGGATGCAGGACCGCAAGGTGCCGATGTTCGTCGCCGCCACCTCCAACAACGTCAACGTGCTGCCTCCGGAGCTGATCCGCAAAGGCCGCTTCGACGAGATTTTCTTCGTGGACCTGCCCAACCCCGCCGAGCGCCGCATCATCTTCGAACTGCACCTCAAGCGCCGCAAGCTGGACCCTAAGGCATTCGACCTGGAAAAGCTGGTGGCGGCGAGCGAAGGCTATTCGGGCGCGGAGATCGAGGCGGCGGTGCAGTCCGCCATGTACGCCAGCTTCTCCGACAAGAAGCCGGTGACCACGGCGATGGTGCTGGAGGCGCTGGGCGCGACCGTGCCCCTTTCCACTACCCGCGCCGAGGACATCGAGCGGCTGCGCGAGTGGGCGCGCGAGCGGGCGGTGCCCGCTTCGGCGGCAAAGTGA